One genomic window of Candidatus Rokuibacteriota bacterium includes the following:
- a CDS encoding TRAP transporter small permease subunit, whose translation MNGRRLLHAIDRISYWSGKTFAWLIVALTFVVSIEVFKRYILNAPTAWIFDFNNMLYGTLFMMCGAYTLAAAGHVRADFVYIYLPPRGQAALDLALFFLFFIPGIIGLIYAGYDYAAISWRIGEHSTVTAEGPPVYHFKTVIPVAGVLVIIQGLAEIVRCLVCLRTGAWPPRLEDVEEIDVIDTQLSHSEYVDEESRRVAMEGAHAIDEAARHRSAVEPENP comes from the coding sequence ATGAACGGCCGGCGCCTGCTTCACGCCATCGACCGGATCAGCTACTGGTCCGGCAAGACCTTCGCGTGGCTGATCGTGGCCCTGACGTTCGTGGTCTCCATCGAGGTCTTCAAGCGCTACATCCTCAATGCGCCGACGGCCTGGATCTTCGACTTCAACAACATGCTGTACGGCACGCTGTTCATGATGTGCGGCGCCTACACGCTGGCCGCGGCCGGGCACGTCCGCGCCGATTTCGTCTACATCTACCTGCCGCCGCGCGGCCAGGCGGCGCTGGACCTGGCGCTGTTCTTCCTGTTCTTCATCCCGGGCATCATCGGGCTCATCTACGCGGGGTACGATTACGCCGCCATCTCCTGGCGCATCGGAGAGCATTCGACCGTGACGGCCGAGGGCCCGCCCGTCTACCACTTCAAGACGGTGATCCCGGTGGCGGGCGTGCTGGTCATCATCCAGGGGCTCGCCGAGATCGTGCGCTGCCTCGTGTGCCTGCGCACGGGCGCCTGGCCTCCGCGGCTCGAGGACGTCGAGGAGATCGACGTCATCGACACCCAGCTCTCGCACAGCGAATACGTGGACGAGGAGTCGCGCCGGGTCGCCATGGAGGGGGCGCACGCCATCGACGAGGCCGCGCGTCACCGCAGCGCCGTGGAGCCCGAGAACCCGTGA
- a CDS encoding C4-dicarboxylate ABC transporter, with amino-acid sequence MSDPQALTETPRRRFLRGAATAAAGAAALGFPTVVKAQGPISMRWQSTWPSKDIFHEYANDFAKKVNDMTGGDLKIEVLPAGAVVPAFGLLDAVSKGTLDGGHGVLVYHYGKQTALALWGSSPAYGMDANMLLAWHKYGGGKELLNKLYASIGANVVSFPYGPMATQPLGWFKKPITKPDDMKGLKFRTVGISIDLFTGLGAAVNALPGGEIVPAMDRGLLDAAEFNNATSDRILGFADVSKVCMLQSYHQNAEQFEITFNKTKFDALPAKMKAIIENAVEAASSDMSWKAIDRYSKDYIELQTKDKVRFFKTPDSVLQKQLQIFDEVLVKKSADNPMFKEIAASQKAFAARAVKWDLDTNVGRRMAYNHYFARPAAKPTPKKS; translated from the coding sequence ATGAGCGATCCGCAAGCACTGACCGAAACGCCGCGCCGCAGGTTCCTGAGGGGCGCGGCCACCGCGGCCGCGGGCGCGGCCGCGCTCGGCTTCCCGACGGTGGTCAAGGCGCAGGGACCGATCTCGATGCGCTGGCAGAGCACCTGGCCGTCCAAGGACATCTTCCACGAGTACGCGAACGATTTCGCCAAGAAAGTCAACGACATGACCGGCGGCGACCTGAAGATCGAGGTGCTACCGGCGGGCGCGGTGGTGCCGGCCTTCGGCCTGCTCGATGCCGTGTCCAAGGGCACACTCGACGGCGGCCACGGGGTGCTCGTGTACCACTACGGCAAGCAGACGGCGCTGGCGCTCTGGGGATCGAGTCCCGCCTACGGCATGGACGCCAACATGCTGCTCGCCTGGCACAAGTACGGCGGAGGCAAGGAGTTGCTCAACAAGCTCTACGCCTCCATCGGCGCCAACGTCGTCTCCTTCCCGTACGGACCGATGGCGACGCAGCCGCTGGGCTGGTTCAAGAAGCCGATCACCAAGCCCGACGACATGAAGGGCCTCAAGTTCCGCACGGTCGGCATCTCCATCGACCTCTTCACGGGCCTGGGGGCGGCGGTGAACGCGCTGCCCGGCGGCGAGATCGTCCCGGCCATGGACCGCGGACTCCTCGATGCCGCCGAGTTCAACAACGCGACGTCGGACCGCATCCTCGGCTTCGCCGACGTCTCCAAGGTCTGCATGCTGCAGAGCTACCACCAGAATGCCGAGCAGTTCGAGATCACGTTCAACAAGACCAAGTTCGACGCCCTGCCGGCCAAGATGAAGGCGATCATCGAGAACGCCGTGGAGGCCGCCTCGTCCGACATGTCGTGGAAGGCCATCGACCGCTACTCGAAGGACTACATCGAGCTGCAGACCAAGGACAAGGTCAGGTTCTTCAAGACCCCGGACTCGGTCCTCCAGAAGCAGCTGCAGATCTTCGACGAGGTGCTGGTGAAGAAGTCGGCGGACAATCCGATGTTCAAGGAGATCGCCGCGTCGCAGAAGGCGTTCGCCGCCCGGGCCGTGAAGTGGGACCTGGACACCAACGTCGGCCGTCGCATGGCCTACAACCACTACTTCGCACGGCCGGCGGCCAAGCCCACCCCGAAGAAGAGCTAG